In a single window of the Roseiconus lacunae genome:
- a CDS encoding sulfite reductase subunit alpha, whose translation MTTSFIPESAPFNEEQRAWLNGFFSGMMGINPNGNPQEIMEAAGVSVDTLPAAEPEEEDFPWHDASLPIVDRMEMAEGRPVERRLMAAMAQLDCGSCGYLCQSYSEAIATGEETNLTLCSPGGKETSKMIKKILKESDGTSNGAAPAKSAATNGSNGVAANGYSRKNPYAAKLIESRELNLEGSAKDTRHVAIDLGESGVTYDVGDALGVYATNCEDLVDQIIRSIGGNGGMMVTTPNGVSKTLADSIRDDYCLRDPSDELLELVLGRIDDSQTKATLERMLDEGVPEGFDVLDVIEIAKDVPISATEFLETLSPLNPRLYSIASSQKHVGNQVHLTVGKVIYEREGRLRKGVASTMLSERLQSGQTLRVFVQPNHGGFTVPQNSDTPMIMIGPGTGIAPFMAFLQEREATAAKGKNWLFFGDQHASTDFLYEGELRHYCDTGLLTRLDTAFSRDGDQKVYVQDRMREHGQTLWQWLEEGAHLYVCGDASRMAADVDRALKQIVHQYGNMDESAAEQYVKTMTQQQRYVRDVY comes from the coding sequence ATGACGACAAGCTTTATTCCCGAATCCGCTCCGTTCAATGAAGAGCAACGCGCATGGCTGAACGGTTTCTTTTCAGGCATGATGGGAATCAATCCCAATGGCAATCCTCAAGAAATCATGGAAGCTGCGGGGGTTTCGGTTGACACGCTTCCGGCTGCCGAACCAGAAGAAGAAGATTTTCCCTGGCATGATGCGTCACTGCCGATTGTTGATCGAATGGAAATGGCCGAAGGACGCCCGGTCGAACGTCGCCTGATGGCGGCGATGGCGCAGCTTGACTGCGGGTCGTGTGGTTATCTGTGCCAAAGTTACAGTGAAGCGATCGCGACGGGAGAAGAAACGAATCTGACCTTGTGTAGTCCCGGCGGCAAAGAAACGTCGAAGATGATCAAGAAAATCTTGAAGGAATCGGACGGTACAAGTAACGGAGCCGCGCCCGCCAAGTCAGCGGCAACGAACGGCAGCAACGGCGTGGCCGCCAATGGCTACTCACGTAAAAATCCCTATGCGGCGAAGCTGATCGAATCGCGAGAACTGAATTTGGAAGGTTCGGCAAAGGACACACGCCATGTCGCAATTGATCTCGGTGAATCCGGCGTGACCTATGACGTCGGTGACGCACTCGGAGTCTATGCGACCAATTGCGAAGATCTTGTCGACCAGATCATTCGTTCGATCGGCGGCAATGGTGGCATGATGGTGACGACACCCAACGGTGTCTCGAAAACACTCGCCGATTCGATCCGCGACGACTACTGCCTGAGAGACCCGAGCGATGAGTTGCTCGAATTGGTACTCGGCCGCATTGATGATTCCCAGACCAAGGCGACTTTGGAAAGGATGCTTGATGAAGGAGTCCCAGAAGGGTTCGACGTATTGGACGTGATCGAGATCGCGAAAGACGTCCCCATCAGTGCGACAGAGTTCCTGGAAACGCTTTCGCCTCTAAACCCGCGGTTGTATTCGATCGCGAGCAGTCAGAAGCACGTCGGTAACCAAGTTCATCTTACGGTCGGTAAAGTGATCTATGAACGCGAAGGTCGGCTTCGCAAAGGTGTTGCCAGCACCATGTTGTCCGAACGGTTGCAGTCGGGGCAAACGTTGCGGGTGTTCGTCCAACCGAATCATGGAGGTTTCACCGTTCCCCAAAACTCTGACACGCCGATGATCATGATCGGCCCGGGGACGGGGATCGCGCCCTTCATGGCATTCTTGCAAGAGCGCGAAGCAACCGCGGCGAAAGGAAAGAATTGGTTGTTCTTCGGCGATCAGCACGCGTCGACTGACTTTTTATACGAAGGCGAACTACGCCACTACTGTGACACGGGATTACTGACCCGATTGGACACGGCCTTCAGTCGAGACGGCGATCAGAAAGTGTACGTCCAAGATCGGATGCGAGAACACGGCCAGACGCTTTGGCAGTGGCTTGAGGAAGGTGCACACCTTTATGTGTGTGGTGATGCGAGTCGAATGGCTGCCGATGTCGATCGGGCACTGAAGCAGATCGTCCATCAGTATGGAAACATGGACGAGTCTGCCGCTGAACAGTACGTCAAGACGATGACCCAGCAGCAACGCTATGTTCGTGATGTTTACTAG
- a CDS encoding DUF1501 domain-containing protein produces the protein MNRTPQDFMRTSRRNLLKAAGGACGMMTNTSLLATLLNLQATKSLVAATDTSGYKALVCLFLNGGNDSYNMLIPNEGNATTGEYGDYYSIRGGFDDGVSNEGGLAIEQSALVPIVGPQSRSFGLHPGMAAEQGVDPIETNAGVAKLYNDGNLAFVCNIGAMSQPTTRADYDARVNLPLGLFSHADLQRHWQTSFPQSRNQVNGWGGRLADLLSSTNGNPSVSMNISVSGMNLFQTGVDVVPYAIGTGGATQVYGYVPGLSGGGIQDRMFTRAFDNYLNETYSDLLAKSFSDAQRDSTDAALAFNNATNSVSINTDFADESPSNHLKMIARVIGARQQLGQGRQIFFVNLGGWDNHTNLLDAHMTNLPRVSRAIKSFYDAMVDLEIENDVTLFTASDFARTLSTNGQGSDHAWGGHQIVCGGAVNGGTFYGDYPELTTSNNLNIGRGRLIPTMSVDQLAAEIAMWFGVGNDQDLETILPNIREFYASSETQGPLGLFS, from the coding sequence ATGAATCGAACCCCTCAGGACTTCATGCGCACGTCTCGCCGAAATCTCTTGAAAGCAGCCGGGGGTGCTTGCGGGATGATGACCAACACGTCGCTGTTGGCCACGTTACTGAACTTGCAAGCGACAAAGTCGTTGGTCGCCGCTACCGATACGTCGGGTTATAAAGCGTTGGTCTGTTTGTTCCTCAATGGTGGGAACGACTCCTACAACATGCTGATCCCTAACGAGGGAAACGCGACGACCGGCGAATACGGCGATTACTATTCGATTCGCGGTGGTTTCGATGACGGGGTCAGCAACGAAGGCGGACTAGCGATCGAACAAAGTGCGTTGGTCCCGATCGTCGGCCCCCAATCACGCTCCTTCGGCTTGCATCCGGGGATGGCTGCCGAACAAGGTGTCGATCCGATCGAAACAAATGCCGGCGTTGCGAAGCTTTACAACGACGGGAATCTAGCGTTTGTTTGCAACATCGGCGCGATGTCTCAACCGACGACGCGGGCAGACTATGATGCTCGGGTGAATCTGCCCTTGGGCCTATTCTCTCATGCCGATTTGCAGCGTCACTGGCAAACCAGCTTTCCGCAATCACGCAATCAGGTCAATGGCTGGGGCGGACGACTTGCCGATCTACTGTCGAGCACCAATGGCAACCCATCGGTGTCGATGAATATCTCCGTCAGCGGGATGAATCTGTTCCAAACAGGCGTCGACGTGGTTCCCTATGCGATCGGTACCGGGGGAGCAACCCAGGTTTATGGTTACGTCCCCGGATTGTCGGGAGGTGGGATCCAGGATCGGATGTTTACACGAGCGTTTGATAACTACCTCAACGAAACGTACAGTGATCTTCTCGCTAAGTCTTTTAGCGACGCACAGCGAGATTCGACCGACGCGGCTTTGGCATTCAACAACGCGACGAATTCCGTTTCGATCAATACCGACTTCGCTGACGAGAGTCCTAGCAATCATTTGAAAATGATCGCGCGAGTTATCGGGGCACGGCAGCAACTCGGCCAGGGGCGGCAGATCTTTTTCGTCAATCTCGGTGGCTGGGACAACCACACCAATCTACTTGACGCCCATATGACGAATCTGCCCCGTGTCAGTCGGGCGATCAAATCGTTTTATGATGCCATGGTTGACTTAGAAATCGAGAACGACGTAACCCTGTTTACCGCATCCGATTTCGCTCGCACCCTGTCCACCAACGGTCAAGGAAGTGACCACGCCTGGGGAGGCCATCAGATCGTATGCGGAGGTGCAGTCAACGGTGGTACGTTCTACGGAGACTATCCCGAGCTGACCACGTCGAACAACCTGAACATCGGCCGGGGGCGTTTGATCCCGACGATGTCGGTCGATCAATTGGCCGCAGAAATCGCGATGTGGTTCGGCGTCGGCAACGACCAGGACTTGGAAACGATCTTGCCCAACATTCGCGAATTCTATGCTTCCAGTGAAACTCAAGGGCCGCTGGGGTTATTCAGCTAA
- a CDS encoding DUF1800 family protein, which translates to MSQPLPWMSPPAWRCVFLALVTLIVLPASLARAGEFPITNSRDAKLTRAKIQAAQFLSKATFGPTEDDIDALATRMTQIGTRPALDEWIDEQFAMPTTSHQDVTYDLLHIDGTDDEEEGIGISLYRYQVWWHIALTAPDQLKQRVGWALSQIFVIGDSGAGFNNQTGRDIGEGERSLPDWLGMSHFYDTLLDGSESTYRELLEDVTYHPCMGVWLSSIRNRKANLNQGRYPDENYAREIMQLFSVGLYELHQDGRLKVNENGELIPTYDNYQIKELARLFTGFRYAHNTSASFYTGRNLGQPMTIYPPEHDTNYNYTDESAAPNTKTVFGTVLPPLPTPLTEQAVRDEIGAGLDAVANHPNVAPFICTRLIQRLVKSNPSRAYLRRVTRVFNNNGDGVRGDMKAVVKAILTDPEVFRGQRVMRKRNPSRIDVVTRGTEYSRLREPLLRVTALIRAMRPSSDYPGGYMMINRYIESDLGQMAYRSPTVFNFYLPDYQPPGDLIGYNPSRRIPSDALYAPEFQILNGVTANKTMNRLRSFCLNRYSQYSMRKGTCRISFNLDEEIELARDLDNLDEILRRFDLLLCNGSLSETTKTHIKDAVIAETTGRDYNNVQRVESILHALVVSPDCAIEE; encoded by the coding sequence GTGAGCCAGCCGCTGCCATGGATGTCACCCCCGGCTTGGCGGTGCGTGTTTCTCGCGCTCGTAACGCTGATTGTTTTGCCAGCGTCGCTGGCCCGTGCCGGCGAGTTCCCGATCACCAATTCGCGTGATGCAAAACTGACACGAGCAAAGATCCAAGCGGCACAGTTTTTGTCGAAGGCGACTTTCGGGCCAACGGAGGATGACATTGACGCGCTGGCGACACGAATGACGCAAATTGGAACGCGTCCGGCGCTAGACGAATGGATTGATGAACAGTTCGCGATGCCGACGACGTCTCATCAAGACGTGACGTACGACCTGCTGCACATTGACGGGACCGATGACGAGGAAGAAGGAATCGGAATCTCGCTCTATCGGTATCAAGTCTGGTGGCACATCGCACTGACCGCGCCCGACCAATTGAAACAGCGTGTCGGCTGGGCACTCTCGCAGATCTTTGTGATCGGCGATTCCGGTGCCGGTTTCAACAATCAAACCGGGCGTGACATCGGCGAAGGAGAGCGATCACTGCCGGACTGGCTGGGCATGTCGCATTTCTACGACACGCTACTCGATGGCAGTGAATCGACCTACCGAGAACTACTCGAAGATGTCACGTACCATCCCTGCATGGGCGTTTGGCTCAGTTCGATTCGCAATCGTAAGGCGAACTTAAATCAAGGCCGCTACCCGGACGAAAACTATGCTCGTGAGATCATGCAACTTTTTTCCGTGGGGCTGTATGAACTACACCAAGACGGCCGTTTGAAAGTCAACGAAAACGGTGAGCTAATCCCGACCTACGACAACTATCAGATCAAAGAACTGGCCAGGTTGTTCACCGGATTTCGTTACGCCCACAATACCAGTGCGAGCTTTTACACCGGGCGGAACTTAGGCCAGCCGATGACGATCTATCCGCCCGAACACGACACCAATTACAACTATACCGATGAGTCAGCCGCACCGAATACAAAGACGGTTTTTGGGACCGTCCTTCCCCCTTTGCCGACTCCGTTGACCGAGCAAGCGGTACGTGATGAAATCGGTGCGGGCTTAGATGCGGTCGCGAATCACCCGAATGTGGCTCCCTTTATTTGCACTCGGTTAATCCAGCGTTTGGTCAAATCCAATCCTTCGCGAGCTTACCTTCGTCGCGTGACTCGCGTGTTCAATAACAACGGCGACGGCGTTCGCGGTGACATGAAAGCGGTCGTCAAAGCGATTCTGACAGACCCGGAAGTGTTCCGCGGTCAGCGTGTGATGCGGAAGCGAAATCCGTCACGAATCGATGTCGTCACACGAGGCACCGAGTATTCGCGATTGCGTGAACCGTTGCTACGCGTCACCGCTTTGATCCGAGCCATGAGACCTTCGAGCGACTATCCCGGCGGCTATATGATGATCAATCGCTACATCGAAAGTGATCTGGGGCAGATGGCGTATCGGTCACCGACCGTGTTCAACTTTTACCTGCCTGATTATCAACCACCCGGTGACCTGATCGGTTACAACCCCTCTCGCCGGATCCCCAGTGATGCGTTGTATGCACCAGAGTTCCAGATCCTCAATGGCGTGACAGCCAACAAGACCATGAACCGGTTGCGTAGCTTTTGCCTGAACCGTTACTCACAGTATTCAATGCGAAAGGGAACGTGTCGCATTTCATTCAACTTGGATGAAGAGATCGAATTGGCTCGCGATTTGGACAACCTTGACGAAATCCTTCGTCGCTTCGATCTATTGCTATGCAACGGGTCGCTCAGTGAAACGACGAAGACACATATCAAGGATGCCGTGATCGCCGAGACGACAGGACGCGACTACAACAACGTGCAACGCGTCGAATCAATCTTGCATGCTTTGGTCGTGTCGCCCGATTGTGCGATCGAAGAATAA
- the moaA gene encoding GTP 3',8-cyclase MoaA — MAGETALVDRFGRRHRSLRLSVTDRCNLRCSYCMPAEGAEFVPRSTLLTFEEITRVVTLVSCRYGIHDVRLTGGEPLVRRELPKLVKMLAEIPSVKDLSLTTNAMLLESMAVPLRSAGLTRLNISIDTLDEVTFETLTRRKGFHSVLRGIDAAIAAGFERIKLNTTAIRGVTEKEVVRLVNFAIEKGVQIRFIEFMPLDADRNWTHGGVLRGDEIRQIIESHFGTLTECGDRDSQPATDYLLNQEVSVGLIESVSKPFCDACDRIRLTADGSIRNCLFSQQEFHLRELLRGGADDEAILEQFTNAIAAKAASHAIGEAGFSQPQRPMYSIGG; from the coding sequence ATGGCTGGCGAAACTGCGTTAGTAGATCGATTCGGACGACGGCACCGCAGCTTGAGGCTGAGCGTGACGGATCGATGCAACCTGCGCTGTTCCTACTGCATGCCTGCCGAAGGGGCAGAGTTTGTGCCGCGTTCGACGTTGCTGACGTTCGAAGAGATCACCCGTGTGGTCACGCTTGTCTCTTGTCGCTACGGCATTCATGACGTGCGTTTGACCGGTGGTGAGCCATTGGTGCGACGAGAGCTTCCCAAGCTGGTCAAGATGCTGGCCGAAATCCCGTCGGTGAAGGACCTTTCGCTGACGACTAACGCGATGCTGCTTGAATCGATGGCGGTTCCGCTCCGCAGTGCCGGCCTGACGCGATTGAACATCAGCATCGACACGCTGGACGAAGTAACGTTCGAAACACTCACTCGCCGCAAAGGATTTCATAGCGTGCTTCGCGGCATCGACGCAGCGATCGCGGCCGGTTTTGAGCGAATCAAGCTGAACACGACGGCGATCCGTGGAGTCACCGAGAAAGAAGTCGTTCGCTTGGTGAATTTCGCGATCGAAAAAGGGGTGCAAATCCGTTTTATAGAATTCATGCCTCTGGACGCCGATCGCAACTGGACCCACGGCGGGGTGCTGCGTGGCGATGAAATTCGCCAGATCATCGAATCCCACTTTGGAACGCTCACCGAATGTGGCGACCGCGATTCCCAGCCGGCGACTGACTACCTGCTCAATCAAGAGGTCTCGGTCGGTTTAATCGAATCGGTCTCCAAGCCATTTTGTGATGCGTGTGACAGGATTCGTTTAACCGCGGACGGATCGATTCGCAATTGCTTGTTTTCGCAACAGGAATTTCATCTCCGCGAGTTGCTTCGCGGCGGCGCCGACGACGAGGCAATTCTTGAGCAGTTTACTAATGCGATTGCGGCCAAAGCCGCCAGTCATGCGATCGGCGAGGCTGGCTTTTCGCAGCCCCAACGCCCGATGTATTCCATCGGCGGTTGA
- a CDS encoding SDR family oxidoreductase, producing MNDLFNLNDDVATVIGGTGELGGLMAEALGANGAKVAVLGRNAERGEGRAKKIIDAGGQAKFFAADGLKSESLDDARKAISDWAGAPTSVLVNAAGGNRPDATIPPGGDFCKLPLEAWRDVFDLNLVGGALLPCQVFGQDMIDAGVGSIINIASMSGMIPLSRVVAYSAAKSAVINLTMWLSREWATTGVRVNAISPGFFPAEQNRKLLFNDDGSYTERGGQIIGHTPMGRFGKPEELAGATVWLASRNASSFVTGQNIAIDGGFASVTI from the coding sequence ATGAACGATCTATTTAATCTCAACGACGATGTCGCCACCGTCATCGGTGGCACGGGTGAACTTGGCGGCCTGATGGCCGAGGCATTGGGCGCAAATGGTGCCAAAGTTGCCGTCCTGGGCCGAAATGCCGAGCGTGGCGAGGGCCGGGCCAAGAAAATAATCGACGCCGGCGGACAAGCGAAGTTCTTCGCCGCTGACGGACTGAAATCAGAATCACTTGACGACGCCCGCAAGGCGATCAGCGACTGGGCCGGTGCGCCGACCAGCGTGTTGGTCAACGCCGCCGGCGGTAACCGCCCGGATGCGACGATTCCGCCCGGGGGCGATTTCTGTAAGTTGCCTTTGGAGGCCTGGCGTGATGTGTTCGACTTGAACTTGGTCGGTGGTGCGTTATTGCCATGCCAAGTCTTCGGCCAAGACATGATCGATGCCGGCGTCGGTAGCATCATCAACATCGCTTCGATGAGTGGGATGATTCCGCTGTCGCGCGTCGTCGCCTATTCGGCAGCCAAGAGCGCGGTCATTAATTTGACGATGTGGCTGTCTCGCGAATGGGCGACAACGGGGGTTCGAGTCAACGCGATCAGCCCCGGTTTCTTCCCCGCCGAACAAAACCGCAAGCTGCTGTTTAACGATGACGGCAGTTACACCGAACGAGGCGGTCAGATCATCGGACATACGCCGATGGGACGCTTCGGAAAGCCCGAGGAGCTCGCCGGCGCGACCGTGTGGTTGGCCAGTCGCAACGCGTCTTCGTTTGTCACCGGACAAAATATTGCCATCGATGGCGGGTTTGCTTCGGTCACGATCTAG
- a CDS encoding sugar kinase, whose protein sequence is MIELRSDAKYSLIIPTSMGIRLTPAEHQPFHCSDTFKMQATSAESNVGSVSSFLGLPVKILTAFVEASPVARFIKDDLARRHMDYEGPEFVQDNPWGVRHQINMADSGWGSRGPRVQNDRAGEVGRKLNVKDFDLERIFGDEGAKIVHMSGLIAALSEETSQFCLEIARAAKKHNARISFDLNHRASFWVGREDELSAAFKEIASLSDILIGNEEDFQLCLDIEGPEAGGKDITAKIDGFKEMIGRVKKEYSGATLFATTLREVETANLHRWGAIVSHGDDFVVVEPREIGVYDRIGGGDGFVGGLLYGVLNGWDAEKSTQFGWATGALAATMWTDYGQPADEDQVWSIWKGNARVQR, encoded by the coding sequence ATGATCGAATTACGCTCCGACGCCAAGTACTCGTTGATCATCCCGACCAGCATGGGCATCCGCCTAACGCCGGCCGAACATCAACCGTTTCACTGCAGCGACACGTTTAAGATGCAAGCGACCAGCGCTGAATCAAACGTCGGTAGCGTGTCGTCGTTTCTCGGCCTGCCTGTCAAGATCCTGACGGCGTTTGTCGAAGCCAGCCCCGTCGCTCGATTCATCAAAGACGATTTGGCGCGACGGCACATGGACTACGAGGGCCCCGAATTCGTGCAAGACAACCCCTGGGGTGTACGGCACCAAATAAACATGGCCGATAGCGGCTGGGGATCGCGTGGCCCCCGAGTCCAAAATGACCGCGCGGGCGAAGTCGGCCGAAAGTTGAACGTTAAAGATTTTGACCTCGAGCGCATCTTTGGCGACGAAGGCGCCAAAATCGTTCACATGAGCGGTCTGATCGCGGCGTTATCGGAAGAGACTAGTCAGTTCTGCTTGGAAATCGCACGGGCGGCAAAAAAACATAACGCCCGTATCTCTTTCGACCTCAATCACCGCGCTTCGTTCTGGGTCGGTCGCGAAGACGAGTTGTCGGCAGCATTCAAAGAAATCGCGAGCCTGTCGGATATCTTGATCGGCAACGAAGAGGACTTCCAGCTGTGCCTGGACATCGAAGGTCCCGAGGCCGGCGGTAAAGACATCACCGCCAAGATCGATGGTTTCAAAGAAATGATCGGCCGCGTGAAAAAAGAATATTCCGGGGCCACGCTGTTCGCGACCACGTTGCGAGAAGTCGAAACGGCGAACCTCCACCGCTGGGGCGCGATCGTTTCACACGGCGACGATTTCGTTGTCGTCGAACCTCGCGAAATCGGTGTCTACGATCGCATCGGTGGCGGAGACGGTTTTGTTGGCGGATTGCTTTACGGCGTCCTTAATGGATGGGATGCCGAAAAAAGCACCCAGTTCGGCTGGGCGACCGGCGCCCTCGCTGCCACGATGTGGACCGATTATGGGCAGCCCGCCGACGAAGACCAAGTCTGGAGTATCTGGAAGGGTAACGCCCGCGTCCAGCGCTAA
- a CDS encoding BlaI/MecI/CopY family transcriptional regulator, with the protein MGEKLQSDLSRRERQIMEVLYRLGEATANEIIDALPDQPANATVRTQLRGLESKGAVKHRQEGRRFIFKPAGPRKNAALRAFRKVLDIFFGGSIEDALATHLADPKTKLSDEEVTRLQRLLKKHRSERE; encoded by the coding sequence ATGGGTGAGAAGTTGCAGTCCGACCTATCGCGACGCGAACGTCAGATCATGGAGGTTCTCTATCGGCTTGGTGAAGCAACCGCAAATGAGATCATCGATGCGTTGCCGGATCAGCCAGCGAATGCGACCGTGAGGACACAACTTCGTGGGCTTGAGTCCAAAGGTGCCGTCAAACACCGCCAAGAGGGACGCCGGTTTATCTTCAAACCTGCCGGCCCACGTAAGAACGCTGCCCTTCGTGCGTTTCGCAAAGTACTCGACATCTTTTTTGGCGGCTCGATCGAAGATGCCCTAGCAACCCACCTTGCCGATCCGAAAACCAAACTCTCTGACGAAGAAGTCACTCGATTGCAACGATTGCTCAAGAAACATCGCTCCGAACGGGAATGA